A window of Haliscomenobacter hydrossis DSM 1100 contains these coding sequences:
- a CDS encoding glycerate kinase, which translates to MKILIAADSFKDALPAQQVCAAIADGVKQVQPDAEVVIFPLTDGGEGLAEVFAHHLGGIPVHLNAYDPLGRDVQCTYILSANGDKAFIEMAQASGLQRLSEEERNPMLTSTYGTGQMIAHALDSGVRHILLGLGGSATNDAGMGMAAALGFEFHTAKGKELLPRGESLIAIEKIEIGNAHPALAETRFEVLCDVKNPLYGKMGAAYVFGPQKGANASMVERLDLGLQQFGGLLKKTFGQDFASPPGAGAAGGMGAACLAFLKGQLFPGIDAVMNLTNFDAALEGADLVFTGEGRLDSQTLGGKLIRGICTRATQHGVPTIALCGAVDADQTFLDLIGLKAAFAIGRKVQIFDDALASTEENLRFVAEQVMRVLSVGYKEYPVVDLKVG; encoded by the coding sequence CGACGCTGAAGTGGTCATTTTTCCCCTGACCGATGGGGGAGAGGGACTGGCTGAAGTATTTGCCCATCACCTGGGCGGTATTCCCGTACACCTGAATGCCTACGACCCCTTGGGCCGTGACGTCCAATGCACCTATATCCTTTCCGCCAACGGCGACAAAGCCTTCATCGAAATGGCGCAAGCTTCGGGGTTGCAACGCCTGAGCGAGGAAGAGCGCAACCCCATGCTGACCAGTACGTACGGCACGGGCCAGATGATTGCGCACGCCCTGGATAGCGGGGTGCGGCACATCCTGCTTGGCCTCGGTGGCAGCGCGACCAACGATGCGGGTATGGGTATGGCGGCGGCCTTGGGTTTCGAATTTCACACAGCGAAAGGCAAAGAATTGTTGCCGCGTGGCGAATCTTTGATTGCCATTGAAAAAATAGAAATTGGCAATGCGCATCCCGCGCTGGCCGAAACCCGGTTTGAGGTGCTGTGTGATGTCAAAAATCCCCTCTACGGCAAAATGGGCGCGGCCTATGTGTTTGGTCCCCAAAAAGGGGCGAATGCGTCGATGGTCGAGCGTCTGGATTTGGGACTGCAACAATTTGGCGGACTCTTGAAAAAAACCTTTGGACAGGATTTTGCCTCGCCTCCGGGTGCTGGCGCTGCCGGAGGTATGGGGGCGGCTTGTCTGGCTTTTCTCAAAGGCCAATTGTTCCCTGGCATCGACGCGGTAATGAACCTGACCAATTTTGATGCGGCGCTGGAAGGCGCGGATTTGGTGTTCACCGGTGAAGGCCGTCTGGATAGTCAAACTTTAGGTGGTAAATTGATTCGGGGCATTTGTACGCGGGCTACGCAGCACGGGGTACCCACGATTGCGCTCTGCGGTGCCGTCGATGCGGATCAAACTTTTCTGGATTTGATTGGTCTGAAGGCTGCTTTTGCCATCGGGCGCAAGGTGCAGATTTTTGACGACGCGCTGGCGAGTACGGAGGAGAATTTGCGCTTTGTGGCGGAGCAGGTGATGCGGGTGCTGTCAGTAGGGTATAAGGAATATCCGGTGGTTGATTTGAAAGTGGGGTAG